The proteins below come from a single Chryseobacterium sp. MA9 genomic window:
- a CDS encoding RHS repeat domain-containing protein: protein MYDYGARMYMPDLGRWGVIDPLAEASRRFTPYHYGNNNPIRFIDPDGRITVDNLQGGYSTGSAVMDFFSRNGLTDKRNMPMLFRDESGMMIETEALGKDGEGGGSEPAQGPKPGIFKSIGNFFRRLVGKSKHAAVGVLSVGVITLETIAPSIEMSAAAEAAGYGRIGIWGLPLMLNGDSGFSANSKPITGAIDIPVTTTADESEPEFEYFYRAMSYNEYNKAGGYLTQQLNDLGMDMGEGPYVTRRLEYAQKASFSFGYADQYDIIVQYTVPQGTYEMFKSISLPARGTTMRQSEQLGLPIKKREDGDYNFSFYGRNTAIFNSTIIGLPQIISIKK from the coding sequence ATGTATGATTATGGAGCAAGAATGTACATGCCGGACTTAGGAAGATGGGGAGTTATTGATCCATTGGCTGAAGCATCCAGAAGGTTTACACCCTACCATTATGGAAACAACAACCCGATAAGGTTTATCGATCCAGATGGAAGAATTACAGTAGATAACCTGCAGGGAGGGTACAGTACTGGAAGTGCAGTTATGGATTTTTTTAGCAGAAATGGTTTAACAGATAAAAGGAATATGCCTATGCTTTTCCGTGATGAAAGTGGAATGATGATAGAAACCGAAGCCTTGGGTAAAGATGGTGAAGGTGGTGGTAGCGAACCTGCTCAAGGTCCTAAACCTGGTATTTTTAAGAGTATAGGTAATTTCTTCAGAAGACTAGTTGGTAAAAGTAAACATGCTGCTGTGGGGGTTTTATCTGTGGGGGTTATTACACTTGAAACCATAGCTCCTTCTATAGAAATGAGTGCAGCAGCAGAGGCAGCGGGATATGGAAGAATAGGTATATGGGGATTACCTTTAATGCTTAATGGAGACAGCGGCTTTTCTGCAAATTCTAAACCGATTACGGGTGCTATTGATATTCCTGTTACAACAACAGCTGATGAATCAGAGCCAGAATTTGAATATTTTTATAGAGCAATGTCTTATAATGAATACAATAAAGCAGGTGGATATTTAACACAACAATTGAATGATTTGGGAATGGATATGGGAGAAGGACCATATGTAACTAGAAGACTAGAATATGCACAAAAAGCAAGTTTCAGTTTCGGATATGCTGACCAATATGACATTATTGTTCAATACACTGTCCCACAAGGAACATATGAAATGTTTAAAAGTATTTCTCTCCCTGCTCGAGGAACAACAATGAGACAAAGTGAACAACTAGGGCTACCCATTAAAAAGAGAGAAGATGGTGATTATAATTTTTCTTTTTATGGTAGAAACACGGCAATTTTTAATTCAACAATTATTGGATTGCCACAAATTATTTCAATAAAAAAATAA
- a CDS encoding RHS repeat domain-containing protein, which translates to MFDYGWREYMPDLGRWNGIDQLAESYLSTSPYAYVANNPVLMTDPDGRWMDDTGLRDRPLGFMVLHIDLYCHSARMMVCTLMKVQALLIMEITGLHKVLSLIFLRQ; encoded by the coding sequence TTGTTTGATTATGGCTGGAGAGAGTATATGCCGGATTTGGGAAGATGGAACGGGATAGATCAGCTGGCAGAAAGCTACCTTTCTACAAGTCCATATGCTTATGTTGCTAATAACCCTGTTTTAATGACAGATCCTGATGGAAGATGGATGGATGACACAGGACTACGGGACAGACCTTTGGGTTTCATGGTTCTTCATATAGACCTCTACTGTCATTCAGCACGTATGATGGTATGCACACTAATGAAGGTGCAGGCGTTACTGATAATGGAAATAACAGGATTGCACAAGGTCCTAAGCCTAATATTTTTAAGACAATAG